Proteins from a single region of Pseudomonas phenolilytica:
- the fabZ gene encoding 3-hydroxyacyl-ACP dehydratase FabZ, whose product MMDINEIREYLPHRYPFLLVDRVVELDTDAKRIRAYKNVTINEPFFNGHFPQHPIMPGVLIIEAMAQAAGLLGFKMMGATPSDGTLYYFVGSDKLRFRQPVLPGDQLVLEAKFLSVKRGIWKFECQASVDGKAVCSAEIICAEREL is encoded by the coding sequence ATGATGGATATCAACGAGATTCGCGAATACCTGCCTCACCGCTACCCGTTCCTGCTGGTAGACCGTGTGGTCGAGCTGGATACGGACGCCAAGCGCATTCGCGCATACAAGAACGTGACCATCAACGAGCCGTTCTTCAATGGCCATTTCCCGCAGCATCCGATCATGCCGGGCGTTCTGATCATCGAGGCGATGGCGCAGGCCGCCGGTCTGCTGGGCTTCAAGATGATGGGCGCGACGCCTTCGGATGGGACCTTGTACTACTTCGTCGGTTCCGACAAGCTGCGCTTTCGCCAGCCGGTGCTGCCGGGCGACCAGCTGGTCCTCGAGGCGAAGTTCCTCAGTGTTAAACGCGGCATCTGGAAGTTCGAGTGCCAGGCCAGCGTCGATGGCAAGGCGGTTTGCTCGGCCGAAATCATCTGTGCGGAACGCGAACTATGA
- the lpxA gene encoding acyl-ACP--UDP-N-acetylglucosamine O-acyltransferase, with product MTLIDPRAIVDPTARLADDVQVGPWSIIGPNVEIGEGTVIASHVVIKGPTVIGRHNRIFQFSSVGEDTPDLKYKGEPTRLVIGDHNVIREGVTIHRGTVQDRSETTLGDHNLIMAYAHIGHDSVIGNHCILVNNTALAGHVHVGDWAILSGYTLVHQFCHIGAHSFSGMGTAIGKDVPAFVTVFGNPAEARSMNFEGMRRRGFSDEAIHALRCAYKVVYRKGLTVEAALAELAEDAKTFAEVAMFRDSIQASTRGITR from the coding sequence ATGACTTTGATCGACCCTCGTGCCATCGTCGATCCCACGGCCAGACTGGCGGATGACGTCCAGGTCGGACCGTGGTCAATCATCGGGCCGAATGTCGAAATTGGTGAGGGAACGGTGATCGCGTCGCACGTGGTCATCAAGGGGCCGACCGTGATCGGCCGGCATAACCGGATCTTCCAGTTTTCCTCCGTCGGCGAGGATACGCCGGATCTCAAGTACAAGGGCGAGCCGACACGGCTGGTGATCGGCGATCACAATGTGATTCGTGAAGGCGTGACGATCCATCGCGGTACCGTACAGGATCGTTCCGAGACGACGCTCGGCGATCACAACCTGATCATGGCCTACGCGCATATCGGCCACGACAGCGTGATCGGCAACCACTGTATTCTGGTCAACAACACGGCACTGGCGGGCCATGTCCACGTTGGCGACTGGGCGATCCTTTCCGGCTACACGTTGGTGCATCAGTTCTGCCATATCGGCGCGCACAGCTTTTCCGGCATGGGAACCGCCATCGGTAAGGACGTGCCGGCGTTCGTCACCGTGTTCGGCAACCCTGCCGAGGCGCGCAGCATGAACTTCGAGGGCATGCGCCGGCGCGGCTTCAGCGATGAGGCCATTCATGCGCTGCGCTGTGCCTACAAGGTGGTTTACCGCAAGGGGTTGACTGTCGAGGCGGCGCTGGCGGAGCTGGCGGAGGACGCCAAGACGTTTGCGGAGGTGGCGATGTTTCGTGACTCCATCCAGGCCTCGACCCGCGGTATTACCCGCTGA
- the lpxB gene encoding lipid-A-disaccharide synthase yields the protein MRVPLKVALVAGESSGDILGAGLMQALKARHPDVQFIGVGGARMEAEGLTSYFPLERLAVMGLVEVLGRLPELLARRRRLLRDLLEARPDVFIGIDAPDFNLDLELKLRRAGIRTVHYVSPSVWAWRQKRVFKIRDACDLMLTLFPFEAKFYEEHRVPVRFVGHPLADTIPLHTEREPARQALGLPAQGMVVALLPGSRGGEVARLGELFLAAAERLRAVRPGVRFVLPCASPERRTQLEAMLAGRDLPLTLVDGRSHEALAACNAVLIASGTATLEALLFKRPMVVAYSVAPLTFRILKRLVKSPYVALPNLLAQRLLVPELLQEAATPEALAQALSPLLDNGDVQTEDFDRIHRTLRCEASSQAADAVLGLIGQG from the coding sequence ATGCGCGTGCCGCTGAAGGTTGCGCTGGTTGCCGGTGAGTCGTCCGGTGACATTCTCGGCGCCGGATTGATGCAGGCGCTCAAGGCGCGTCATCCTGATGTGCAGTTCATTGGCGTCGGTGGCGCTCGAATGGAAGCCGAAGGCCTGACGTCGTACTTTCCGCTCGAGCGTCTGGCAGTGATGGGGCTAGTGGAGGTGCTGGGGCGACTTCCCGAGTTGCTGGCGCGACGCCGGCGGCTATTGCGTGACCTGCTTGAGGCGCGACCGGATGTGTTCATCGGTATCGATGCACCGGACTTCAATCTGGATCTCGAGCTCAAGCTTCGTCGTGCGGGTATTCGCACCGTTCACTACGTCAGTCCCTCGGTGTGGGCCTGGCGGCAGAAGCGGGTCTTCAAGATTCGCGATGCCTGCGACCTCATGCTGACGTTGTTTCCGTTCGAGGCAAAGTTCTATGAGGAGCACCGGGTTCCGGTGCGCTTCGTTGGACATCCGCTGGCCGACACGATTCCGCTGCACACCGAGCGTGAACCGGCGCGTCAGGCGCTGGGTCTGCCTGCGCAGGGAATGGTTGTTGCCTTGTTGCCGGGAAGTCGGGGCGGCGAAGTGGCACGTCTCGGCGAGCTGTTCCTGGCTGCGGCCGAGCGCCTGCGTGCGGTGCGTCCGGGGGTGCGTTTTGTGCTGCCCTGTGCCAGCCCTGAACGTCGTACGCAGCTGGAGGCCATGCTGGCCGGGCGTGACCTGCCGCTGACCCTGGTGGATGGGCGTTCTCACGAAGCGCTGGCAGCGTGCAACGCTGTGCTGATCGCGTCGGGCACGGCAACGCTGGAGGCCTTGCTGTTCAAGCGCCCTATGGTTGTCGCCTACAGTGTGGCACCGTTGACTTTCCGTATTCTCAAGCGGCTGGTGAAAAGCCCTTACGTGGCCTTGCCTAATCTGCTGGCGCAGCGCCTGTTGGTGCCTGAGCTGCTGCAGGAAGCGGCGACCCCCGAGGCGCTGGCCCAAGCTCTGTCACCGCTGCTCGACAACGGCGATGTGCAGACCGAGGACTTCGACCGGATCCACCGCACCCTGCGCTGCGAGGCCTCCAGCCAGGCGGCCGACGCGGTGCTTGGCCTGATCGGGCAAGGCTGA